The Nitrospirae bacterium CG2_30_53_67 DNA segment GGAACAAGCAGGGTGACGATTCAATATGAGCTTCCGCTGAATGAAATCGTGGTGGACTTCTATGACCGTCTCAAGTCCACAAGCCGGGGGTATGCGTCCATGGATTATGAATTCGCCGGGTATCGGGAGGCGGCTATGGTCCGGCTGGATATCCTGATCAACGGAGAAATAGTGGATGCCCTTTCCCTGATCGTCCACAAGGACCGCGCCTATCACAAGGGAAGAAAGCTTGCCGAAAAGCTCAAGAAGATCATTCACCGCCAGATGTTCGAGGTGGTGATCCAGGCCTCCGTGGGAAACAAGGTCATCGCTCGGGAGAGTATCTCCGCATTGAGAAAGAACGTGACGGCCAAGTGTTACGGCGGTGACATCACCCGAAAAAGAAAACTGCTGGAAAAACAGAAAGAGGGGAAGAAACGGATGAAGAGCGTCGGGAGCGTGGAGATTCCGCAGGAAGCCTTCATGTCGGTTCTGAGCATGGACGATGAAGAGTGATGTAATTGGGTCTTGCTTTTAAAGATAAAAAAACTTAGGATCTTCTCAAAGCAAGCGGCTGGAAGCGTGAGGGTCCAAGGGGTCAAGGATTCCAGGGTTCAAGTGAAATGCCAAGACACGGCTGAAATGACTGGTAAAGAAGCCCTTGAACCCTTGAACCCTTGAACCCTTGAACCCTTGAACCCTTTGAACCCTTTGAACCCTTTGAACCCTTTGAACCCTATTTATAGAAGGATGGATAACGTTATGCCGAATAAGAAAGAGCAGGAAACGGAGAAAATACAGGCAGGCAAGAAGTCGTTCTGGCGAGAGAACTTCGAAGCCATTCTCATCGCTTTGGTCCTGGCCCTTTTCATCAGGACCTTCGTGGTGCAGGCATTCAAAATTCCTTCCGGGTCCATGCTGGAAACCCTGCAGATCGGTGATCATATCCTGGTCAATAAATTTATATACGGAATCCATGTTCCGTTTACGAACGTATCCTTTCTCCATTTTTATAAACCTGAGAGGGGGGATATCATCGTCTTCAAGTACCCGAAGGATGAGAAAAGAGATTTCATCAAACGGGTGGTCGGCGTTTCGGGAGATACCGTGGAGGTCCGGGACAAGATCGTTTATGTCAACGGCGAGAGGCTTCGCGATGAGGACTTTGTGGCCCACAGGGATTCCGTCATGATACCGGGTCCTCGGGACAACTTCGGTCCGGTGACCGTACCGCAGGGCTGCTATTTTATGATGGGGGACAACCGGGACGGGAGTTACGACAGCCGGTTCTGGGGATACGTTAAAGAGGAAGAAATCCTCGGCAAGGCGCTGATCATCTACTGGTCATGGGACCGGGAGAATCTCAGGCCGAGGCTGGGGCGGATCGGGAAAATGATTCGTTAAATCATGCAACAAATCATTGACGAATTTTAATTTAACATGGTAAAATTCAGTCCGCCCCCGAGCCTTCGAGCCTTCGTGAACCGAGTAAGAGGTGTACCTGATACCATGAAAAAAGAATGCCTGTTAATCTCCTCTCCCGCTGAATTAAATATCTTTCCTCGCGGCATTATGGAGATTGCCACATTTCTGAATCAACAGGGCTGCCCCACATCTGTTTTGCCATTGGGTTACTACTTTCAAAAAGACTATGCTGCGGATTCATCAGGGTATATTATCGGGGATATCGACCGGAATGAACTTTATGCCATCCTGCAGGATGTGATCAGAGAGATCGCCCCACAGGTGATCGGCGTCAGCAACTCCTTTACCAAAGACTTCCCATACTGCATTGAGATTATTAAAATCTGTAAGGAAATCAATCCCAAAATCGTCACGGTGATGGGAGGCCAGCATGTGACATTTTGTGACCAGGAAGCTCTTCAGACGCCGGAACTGGATGTGGTGGTAAGGGGGGAAGGTGAATGGATCATGCTGAATCTGCTTCGTGCCGTAACGGGGAAAAAAGAGTTGAGTGGTGTCCGGGGGATCACGATCAGGCAGAATGGGGGGATTGGGCGAACCCCACCGGAGCCCCTCGGCAAACTGGAAGAGATCTCCGCTGTAGATTTTGCTTTATTACCTTCGGATTTTGTGCGGAAAGCATGTATCATCGGCATTTCATACAGGGGCTGTGCTCACCACTGCAAATACTGTGTGGAGGAGAAATTCTGGGCCAGGCCGCGTGCGTACACGCTTGAAAAACTCATTACAGAGATGAAAGTATTGCAAAGAGATTATCAGACTCAGATCATCGGCCTTGGGGAAAGCATGCTGGATATGCGATCAAAAATATTTTATGACCTCTGCCGGGGAATTCGAGACAATGAAATCACGCTTCCGCCGGACTTCTTTATGACAACCCGCATAGACACGGTGACGGATCAAGGAGTAGATTGCCTGGCTAAGACCGGCATAAAGTCCGTTAGTGTGGGGATCGAAAATTTCTCTCCAAAGGTCCTGAAGATGATGGCAAAGAACCAGAGTATGGACGTCATTCTTGAAGGCTGCGAAAAATTCATGAAAAAGGATATATGGCTGCTGAGCTACTGGTTGATCGGACATCCCGGCGATAATGCAGATGAAGCTGACTACAACTACAGCAAGTTTAAGGAATTCTTTGAAAAGGGTCTCTTGAAAAGAGGGACGGCATTCATTTTTGTTCCCTATCCCGGTACCGACTACTTCAATCATCCGGAACAATACGGAATCAGGATATCCTCATACGACTGGAAACAGTGGAACCGCTGGACAAAAGATCCGGTAAGTTGGCTGGATGATTTTCCAAAACCTGAAATCGTCGCGGCTTATGATCGAGCCCATGAATTGCTGCGCGGTTATAATGGTCTTAACAATTTTCTATATTACATGAGCGCTTTCGATCGTTCCGCTTATCTGTCTATGACGCGTTCATCTTAGTGGCCCTATTCGTAAATACGGTCGCATTCGAGTGCCGTATGGCGGTCTCCTCGGCGTTGCGCTCCTTGCGGTGTACCACAGTGGGTACGCCTCAGTCGCGCGCCTTGATGAGACCGCCCTACGACCCTCTCGGTACGTTACCATATTTACGAACAGGACCACTTAGTCATCCTCCCTCTGATAGATGGCATTGATACGCGGGAAAGGACGGGTTGAAGGTTTTAGCAGATCAGATATTCAATTTAAAAGAACGGATCCTCTTTGAAACGCTTCAAGAAGAAGGGATTGTTTTTCATTTGGGCAATCGCATGGTTCATACACTGAACCGGACGGGCGCGGGAATCCTTCATCTCCTGGATGGACATAGAAATGTGAGAGAGGTGATCCAGGCCTTCTCCAGGATGTGTGAACAACCTGAAGAGGTTTTAAGAAAGGACGTGGAGCATTTTCTTTCAGACCTTTACGAAAGGGGTTGGTTGATGTTAAACGAGCGCCATAATTTATTGATCAATCAGGAGATTGTATTAAGAGAAGAAGAAGGAGGAGCCTTTTTGTTTGAACCGGACACGGGCCGGCTATGTCATCTCAACGCCTTGGGGACGAGCATTTGGAAATTATGCAGAAAACCTATCACCTCCGCGCAGATCATTGATGAAATATGCAAGGAGTACCCTGCAACGCCGCAGGAACAGATCTCTAAGGATTGCTTGCTTTTTCTGGAAGAGTTGGATCAATTAGGATTTTTCGCAAACCGTGAAGATCATGAGAGGGATTCATGAGCAACAACATGGACCAGCAGCCCAAACATCCTTTACGGTCTATTTATTTTTATCCAACCGAATCGTGCAATTTAAAATGCATCCATTGCTGGATACGTCCGGCCTATGCGCCGGATGAGAAATCCTATCAAAGGCAGAACCAGGAGAATGTCTCTGTTGAAGTCATGGATCGGGTGGTTCGGGACGCCCTTCCCTTGGGTTTGTCCCATGTAAAATTTACCGGAGGAGAGCCCTTTGTCCATCCGGGGCTTTTCGAATTTATCGACTGCTTCTCCGGCCATGGACTTTCCTTGAGCTTTGAAACCAACGGCACATTGCTCTCTGCCGGCATGGTTCAAAGACTTTGCAAGCACAACGTGACGCAGATTTCCGTCAGCCTTGATGGAAGTCATGCTGATATCCATGAGAGGATCCGGGGGGTGAGGGGAAGCTTCGAGAAAGCCGTAAACGGGATTCAACTTCTTATGGAACATCAGATCGATCCGCAAGTCATTTTCTGTCTCCAGAAAATCAACGCCCATGATCTTGAGAACACGATCCGCCTGGCCTACAAGATGAAAGTGAAATTATTTGAAATCAATCCCATGATTTTTGTCGGGATCCGGGAATCGTCTGAGAATGGGTGCGAAGGTTTGTCCCTTAAAGAGCTGCTGGACCTTGAAAACAAAGTGGAAACCGAATACGCGGATCGCTATCCGAATATGCATATTGATCTCTACCTTCCCCCGGCACTGAAAGGAATGCGGGAACTGGCTCGACATCCGATATGTTCCTGCGCGATCTTTAATATCTGCGGGATTCTTTCCAACGGGGACGTTTCGATTTGCGGCATTGGAAGCAGAAACAGGGAACTGGTCATGGGGAATGTCAAAGAAAAAAGTGTCTCTAAGATATGGGAAGAGGGCATCCTTTTTAAGGAAATTCGGGAACAGGTCCCGCTGCATCTGAAAGGCGTATGCAGACGATGTCTTTTCAAGCATCATTGCCTCGGCTTCTGCCGCGCCGACGTGATCTCTCATGAGAAAACGGTCTTGAATTCTTATCAGGTCTGTGAAGAGGCATGCCGGAAAGGCCTTTTCCCGGAGTCCAGACTGTTGGAAGAGAGTGAATTGTCCAGAGTCCATGGGGAATGGAATTCATGAATATTTTTTCCGCGCCGCAAAAGGTCACCCTGAATGTTACCAACCGATGCAACCTGAACTGCCTCTATTGCGGCGTCTCTTCCACAAAGAATGCGCCCGGCGACCTGAACCTTGAAGAATGGAAAGAGGTGGTGGATGAACTTGCGCGCATCAAAGTCTTCCGTTTGCTGATTTCCGGGGGCGAACCTTTTATATATCCTGATCTTCCCGATCTGCTGACATACATTCTTCAATATCCGTTCAGAATTTCAATCAACACCAATGGAACCCTTCTCAATGCAAAGATACTCTCCATGCTTTCCGGCTCTCGCCGTCTGGAGAACGTTCAGGTTTCTTTAGACGGTCCGAATTCAGAGGTTCATGATTTTATCCGCGGTAAAGGATCGTTTGCAAAGAGTATGGAAGGCATTGATCTCCTTCGCCGATACCATATTCCCTTTAGTTTTTTTGTTGTTGTTTCCAAGAACAATCAAGACGTTCTCCATGAGATTGTTGAATTTTCGAATCAGGTCGGCGTGTCAGAGATTACATTCTCGTCTTTATTACCCCAGGGGAGCGCGCTATTCCATTGGAAAGATCTTTGCCTTAGCTTTCAAGAGCAGAAGAGAGTCGAAGGTGAATTGAGGCGGCTAAGGAGCCGATACCCGAAACGGGTCGGAGGATCATTGGTCAATGCGATTGCGATGATGGATCGCATTTCTCAATTGGATGTCACGGAGCGGCAGCCCTCAGATTCGAATAAGATCACGAGTTGTGGTGGAAGTGTGGAGGAATGTTCCATCCGTCCGGATGGATGGGTGATCCCCTGCGATCGTCTATGGGACTATAAAGTGGGGAATGTGAGAACGGAATCTTTTAGGGATATCTGGCAGCACTCCCAAGGGATGCGTCAGTTCCGGACGCGTTATTCTCGCAGCATGGATTCCTTCAAAGAGTGCCATGATTGCTTATATGCTTATTTATGCAGAGGGGGATGCCCGGCAGTTCCTTATAACATGGGAAGAGGGATTGACGGTTGGGACCCGCTTTCTTGTTATAAAGTTTTCATCGGTCAAAAGAACAGCTATGTCTAATTTACCGAACACCATGGAAAAACAGATGGATGTGGAGATAGGAGGCGAAGTCTTTCATCTCTATTTTGAAAAATGGAATCATCGGTGGAACCATGCATTGGGAAAAAACTACGGCGATTATATAACCCATTCGAAAAAAACGGGCTGTCATGTACAGGTGATCCCATATTCTGACGGCCGGCATTTTATTTGGAAGCCATCCGAACTGGAGAGATTCAGAGAATTTTTTCTAAACATTCATCAACGGTATCCAGGGAATGGACCCGTGGAGGAAGCCGCGGAAAGTTCGCTTGATATTTTGCAAACCCTTGATCCGGAAAAAAATTCGATGAAGGATATACGTTCCTGTATGGATGAACCCCAAACCCTGATCTATTTGAGGATCGGGTCTGATCTCTATTTTATTGATATCCAATCAAGAAACGCCTATTTTTTTATTCGAGAAAGAACCCGGCAAATCCCATGGTTAAACGTTCTCATCAAGAATCGGTCCTCGGAAGATATGGGGATGATGAACGGAATGATGTTCCTCCTTTCACATCGATTAATCCATCATGGAGGATTATTGCTTCACGGCGCAGCGGTCCGGAAAGAAGATCAGGCCGTTCTGTTTCTTGGACTTTCAGGCGCCGGGAAATCTACTGTGAGCCGCCTATGCAGGCCTGATGTTTGTTTCTCGGATGATGGGACGATTATCAAGAAAGAAGAGGGTCGAGTTTATGCCTATCATTCACCCTTCAGGCAATATAAGATAAAAGAGAGATCTGTGGAATCCGTGAAAGGAGAGATCAAGAAGCTCTTTCTGATAGAGCAAAGTACGGAAAATCTGATCAGACCCATAAAAAAAAATGAACTGATGAGTACGATCCTTCTGCATCTGATTCATTTTTACAAATACTTGGATCAAGAGACTGCACGGATGGGTTTTTATCTGGTCAAGGATATCTTAGAGACCCTTCCGGCTTACCGATTGCAATTTGCCAAGAAAAGTGATATATGGAATCACCTATTTCAAATGGAGGAAAATTGTAATGACTGATCAGCCAAACAACAAAAAAGATTATGAGCCTCCGAAGGTTAAAGAAATAGGAGGGATCTATGAACAAGCTATGGGGATATCCAAGTGCCAAACCGGCGGCACTTTTGCCGCAAGCTGTCGTGCCGGGAATCGCGCGTCAAGTTGTCTTGCTGGGTCTACTCCCGGGCCAGGGACATCGTGTTCCATGGGAAACCCGGTATGATAAATTTTTTTTATGGCCCTTCAAGATCGAGAGGATAAAACTTCACTCCTGATTCGGCTCGACCCTCTTCTGAAATGGTAAGATCCGCTTTAATACATTCTTGGCTTTAAATTCCAGTGCGCCAGGCGTCAGGCCCATGCGGCTAAGGGCGGCATAAAGCCTTTTGAACCTTGATCGGGGGCCGGAGGCCACCGAAATCAGCCGTCTCCTTCTCACGATGAGTTCCACCTTGCCGGCAGCCTTTGAAAGATCAACCCGTTCAGGGTCCGGTGCAAGGAGCGCGTCTCCCTTAGTCATTCCGCATTTCAGGCCGATCCGTTTGATCAATCGATGCACCATTAAGCGGCCATAAGTGTTCCGGACCGCAATCATATCTCCAACTTCAAGGCAAGCGGGCGGGACCTTCCTGACAATCAATCGGTCCCCGGGTTTGAGACAGGGATACATGGAGTATCCGGTGAAGGGCAAAGTGAAAAATTTCATCATATCAAAGTGGATCCATCTATATGTCAAACTCACAGAATAGAAGAGGTTTTATCGGATTCTATAATAATTATAACCCGTTCTGAAAATATACGTCAATGTTTTGTTGCTGTTGCCATGTGTTATAAGCGCACTTTCTCATCATAAACTTTTTCACGCCCGACATCCCCTTTATTAAATAATGATTATGTAATCTGTTACCCAACTATGTAACGCGTTACATAGTTTTTCTTTTGTTCATTTTTAAGCCATCCATGTAAACCAAGAAAAAGCAATGACTTAGACAGAAATGCTTCGCATGTCTTTTTGGCATGTTTATTGCTCTATTGTCCCATAGATCTATGGAAAGTTTTATCCAATGGAGGAGAGGATATATGTTTAAAGATAAAAAAATTTCAAGCCGTGAGACAAATTTTCATCGTGCAGGATACCGCATCGCCTTTATTATTTTTATCATTTCTCTTTTAAGTGTTTTTACCATCTCCCTGGGGTATGCGGAAAAAGTCACTGTTGTTGAAGGAATCATAGAAAATGTGACGGAGCATTCCATAAAAGTTCGAAACAATAATTATGAAGTGATCGGGGTTCCTCTCCTCAAAAGCTCAGGGGAGGCACTATCGTATGATGCGCTCCGGCGGGGGAAAAAAGTGGAGATCTTTTTTCATGACAAAAAAATCACATCCATAATTATTCATGAAGATATGGTGGAATAAGGAGTTGAATATGAAACGATGCATTTTATTTATTTTTTTGTCCTTATCTTTAATATTTTGTTCTTTTGAAAACTCGGATGCCGTCATGGAGGACTACTGTCTTGTTCCTCCTTACGTAGTTCAGAATATTTCTCCCAACGTCATGATTGTTCTGGATAATTCCGGAAGTATGTTTAATTTTGCCTATTCCGACGGCTTTACTACAAC contains these protein-coding regions:
- a CDS encoding signal peptidase I translates to MDNVMPNKKEQETEKIQAGKKSFWRENFEAILIALVLALFIRTFVVQAFKIPSGSMLETLQIGDHILVNKFIYGIHVPFTNVSFLHFYKPERGDIIVFKYPKDEKRDFIKRVVGVSGDTVEVRDKIVYVNGERLRDEDFVAHRDSVMIPGPRDNFGPVTVPQGCYFMMGDNRDGSYDSRFWGYVKEEEILGKALIIYWSWDRENLRPRLGRIGKMIR